One stretch of Zingiber officinale cultivar Zhangliang chromosome 6B, Zo_v1.1, whole genome shotgun sequence DNA includes these proteins:
- the LOC121990068 gene encoding alpha-humulene synthase-like: MENEEIVRKTSKYHSSVWGDYFIQHISPTLDTAKESSVKRAEELKEQIKKLFQETSDVSELMNLVDSIQLLGLDYHYEKEINVALSLISAADAKNFGLYETSLRFRLLRQYGFYLPADVFNRFKDEEGNFRSTLNEDVKGLLSLYNAAYLRIHGENILDEAISFTKKQLVSSLGKLEQPLLILVSLFLETPLCRRNRRLLTRKYIPIYQVDKSRNDAILELAKLDFNLLQSLHQEELKKISIWWNDLALAKSLTFTRDRVVECYYWILTVYFEPQYSRARLISTMVISCLSLMDDIYDNYSILEESQLLTEAIQRWEPQAVDQVPEYLKDFYLKLLKTFREIENELESDEKYRISFLQDMIKALSRSFFTEAKWGIEKYVPTLEEHLSISLITTGYPVLICASYIGMGLVATKEAFEWVASFPKIIKASSLICRLMDDLNPSELEQERDLAASTIECFMKQYGMDEKETYKKLMDMLEDAWKDHNNEYLNSTLVPRLLIERAMNFSRAMEEFYKYTDTYSSSKTMMKDNISMVLVESVPI; encoded by the exons ATGGAGAATGAAGAAATAGTTCGTAAGACATCGAAATATCATTCAAGTGTTTGGGGCGATTATTTCATCCAACATATTTCTCCTACTCTAGATACTGCCAAG GAATCAAGTGTGAAAAGGGCGGAGGAGCTGAAGGAGCAAATAAAGAAGTTGTTTCAAGAAACCAGTGATGTATCAGAGCTTATGAATTTAGTCGACTCGATTCAGTTGCTCGGATTGGATTATCACTATGAGAAAGAAATAAATGTTGCACTTAGTTTAATCTCTGCAGCAGATGCTAAGAACTTTGGGCTTTATGAAACTTCTCTTCGATTTCGATTACTTAGGCAATATGGATTCTATTTGCCTGCAG ATGTTTTTAACCGGTTCAAAGATGAGGAAGGGAACTTCAGATCAACATTGAATGAAGATGTAAAGGGATTATTAAGCTTATACAATGCAGCTTACCTTAGGATACACGGGGAGAATATACTTGATGAAGCCATTTCATTTACAAAGAAGCAACTTGTATCATCGTTGGGCAAACTTGAACAACCTTTACTGATATTGGTGTCGCTTTTCCTTGAGACACCACTATGTCGAAGAAATAGAAGACTCTTGACAAGAAAATATATACCCATTTATCAAGTGGATAAGAGTCGAAATGATGCAATATTAGAGTTAGCAAAGTTGGACTTCAATCTATTGCAATCTCTTCATCAAGAGGAACTAAAGAAAATTTCAAT ATGGTGGAATGATTTAGCACTTGCTAAGTCTCTTACTTTTACTCGTGATCGAGTGGTGGAATGCTATTATTGGATTCTTACTGTGTATTTTGAGCCTCAATATTCTCGTGCAAGATTGATTTCAACCATGGTCATCTCATGTCTATCACTTATGGATGACATATATGATAATTATAGCATACTGGAAGAGAGCCAATTATTAACTGAGGCAATTCAAAG GTGGGAACCTCAAGCCGTTGATCAAGTACCAGAATACTTAAAGGATTTCTACCTTAAGTTACTGAAGACGTTTAGGGAAATTGAAAATGAACTAGAAAGTGATGAAAAATACCGCATATCATTTCTTCAAGATATG aTAAAAGCTTTATCAAGATCTTTCTTTACAGAAGCCAAGTGGGGAATTGAAAAATATGTGCCGACACTAGAGGAACATTTAAGTATCTCACTAATCACCACTGGATATCCTGTGCTTATATGTGCCTCTTACATAGGCATGGGTCTAGTGGCAACAAAAGAAGCTTTTGAGTGGGTTGCTAGTTTTCCCAAAATCATTAAAGCTAGTAGTTTAATTTGTAGGCTCATGGATGATCTAAATCCAAGTGAG CTTGAGCAAGAGAGAGACCTTGCAGCTTCCACAATAGAATGTTTTATGAAACAGTATGGCATGGATGAAAAAGAGACATACAAGAAACTAATGGATATGCTGGAGGATGCATGGAAGGATCATAACAATGAATACCTCAATTCAACACTAGTACCTCGACTTTTAATTGAAAGAGCAATGAACTTTTCAAGAGCAATGGAAGAATTTTATAAATACACCGACACATACAGTAGTTCCAAAACTATGATGAAAGATAATATATCTATGGTGTTGGTTGAATCTGTTCCTATTTAA